In Flavobacterium gelatinilyticum, a genomic segment contains:
- a CDS encoding MlaD family protein yields the protein MEKESGYTWKLGMFVTVGLLLFIMAIYFIGKQKNLFGSTFHITSKFKTVSGLEVGNNVRFSGINIGTVEAIRLINDSSVVVSMVIKDEVREFIKTDAHASIGSDGLMGDKVLTITPGVKSTKIVEDNGAIASIDGIEMTDIMKSVKKSVDNIGVISDEIAIFSHSMNNGNGALARLVRDDKMANSVSNTLSNLESGTKGFSDNMEAAKSNFLFRGYFKKKEKEKEKKQEELKEKKEEQQEKAAKEKEQKAKEEKEKQEKAAKEKEEKAKEEKAKEEKAKEEKAKEDAKKESEKK from the coding sequence ATGGAAAAGGAATCAGGATATACTTGGAAATTAGGAATGTTTGTAACAGTGGGGCTGTTACTTTTTATAATGGCCATTTATTTTATTGGCAAACAAAAAAATCTGTTTGGCTCGACTTTCCACATCACCTCAAAATTTAAAACCGTAAGCGGTCTGGAAGTTGGAAACAACGTTCGTTTTTCGGGGATTAACATTGGTACAGTCGAAGCAATCCGGTTAATCAACGATTCATCTGTTGTGGTTTCGATGGTTATAAAAGACGAAGTGCGTGAATTTATTAAAACAGATGCACATGCCAGTATTGGATCTGACGGATTAATGGGAGACAAAGTACTGACCATTACACCGGGAGTAAAATCGACAAAAATTGTAGAGGACAACGGCGCCATTGCTTCAATCGACGGTATCGAGATGACCGATATTATGAAAAGTGTTAAAAAAAGCGTAGACAATATTGGGGTCATTTCTGATGAGATTGCCATTTTCAGCCACAGTATGAACAACGGAAACGGCGCGCTGGCAAGATTAGTACGTGATGATAAAATGGCTAACAGCGTTTCGAATACGCTGTCTAATTTAGAAAGCGGTACAAAAGGTTTCAGCGACAATATGGAAGCCGCAAAAAGCAACTTCCTGTTTAGAGGGTACTTCAAGAAAAAAGAGAAGGAAAAAGAAAAGAAACAGGAAGAACTGAAAGAGAAAAAAGAAGAGCAGCAGGAAAAAGCAGCTAAAGAAAAAGAGCAGAAAGCCAAAGAAGAAAAAGAAAAACAGGAAAAAGCTGCTAAAGAGAAAGAAGAAAAAGCTAAAGAAGAAAAAGCTAAAGAAGAAAAAGCTAAAGAAGAAAAAGCGAAGGAAGATGCTAAGAAGGAATCGGAAAAAAAATAA
- a CDS encoding ABC transporter ATP-binding protein, protein MIKEEKNTKPKSKDKDSKPIIEIKDLHKTFGKDNAVLKGVTLTVNKGEDLVILGRSGSGKSVTIKCIVGLIEPDKGEIKVFDENVLNLDKSELNKIRVKIGFLFQSAALYDSMSVRENLAFTLRAHKRDLSADEIEHEVMEALENVGLADAIDKMPSELSGGMRKRIGLARTLILKPEIILYDEPTTGLDTITSREISELILDIKHKQKTSSIIITHDMACAKMTADRIMVLKDGVIHAEGTYEELEKDEDEWVRSFFE, encoded by the coding sequence ATGATTAAAGAAGAAAAAAATACCAAACCAAAATCTAAAGATAAGGACTCAAAACCTATCATCGAGATTAAAGACCTGCACAAAACATTTGGCAAAGACAATGCTGTTTTAAAAGGTGTAACCCTGACGGTGAACAAAGGCGAAGATCTGGTCATTTTGGGGCGTTCGGGTTCAGGAAAATCGGTTACGATTAAATGTATTGTGGGTTTAATTGAACCAGACAAAGGCGAAATAAAAGTTTTTGACGAAAATGTGCTCAACCTTGATAAAAGTGAACTGAATAAAATAAGAGTCAAAATTGGGTTCTTATTCCAGAGCGCTGCTTTGTACGACTCGATGTCGGTTAGAGAAAATCTGGCTTTTACATTACGCGCCCATAAAAGAGATTTAAGTGCCGATGAAATTGAACACGAAGTGATGGAAGCGCTTGAAAATGTAGGTTTAGCTGATGCGATCGATAAAATGCCGTCTGAACTTTCGGGCGGGATGCGAAAAAGGATCGGTTTGGCGAGAACGCTCATTTTAAAACCCGAAATCATCTTGTACGATGAGCCTACAACAGGACTGGACACCATTACATCAAGAGAAATCAGCGAATTGATACTTGATATTAAACATAAACAAAAAACATCATCTATAATCATTACGCACGATATGGCCTGCGCCAAAATGACTGCCGACAGAATAATGGTTCTCAAAGACGGCGTTATCCATGCCGAAGGAACCTATGAAGAACTTGAAAAAGATGAAGACGAATGGGTACGCTCATTCTTTGAATAA
- a CDS encoding MlaE family ABC transporter permease — translation MILGLKNTFSQIGDAALFAKRFFKEVFIPPYEAKEFLKQCYIIGYKSLPLVAITGFIMGLVLTLQSRPTLVKFGAESWLPGMVALSLIREIAPVITALICAGKISSGIGAELGSMKVTEQIDAMEVSAINPYNYLVVTRILACTLMVPILVFFADAIGIVGGYVGINIHGDVNFYRYLTQIVQSLEFLDVIPATIKTFFFGYFIGMIGCYKGFTASNGTESVGRAANSAVVTASLSIFIIDMVAVQITDLFF, via the coding sequence TTGATACTTGGATTAAAAAATACATTCTCACAAATTGGAGATGCAGCCTTGTTTGCAAAGCGGTTTTTTAAGGAGGTTTTTATCCCTCCTTATGAGGCAAAAGAGTTTTTGAAACAATGTTACATCATCGGTTATAAATCACTTCCTTTAGTTGCCATTACCGGTTTTATTATGGGATTGGTGCTTACACTGCAGTCACGCCCTACTCTGGTAAAATTTGGAGCCGAAAGCTGGCTTCCGGGCATGGTCGCACTTTCTTTAATACGAGAGATCGCTCCGGTTATTACGGCCTTGATATGCGCCGGAAAAATTTCATCAGGAATTGGTGCCGAATTAGGTTCTATGAAGGTAACCGAACAGATTGACGCTATGGAAGTTTCGGCTATTAATCCTTATAATTATCTGGTTGTTACCCGAATTCTGGCCTGTACCTTAATGGTCCCTATTCTGGTTTTCTTTGCAGATGCCATAGGAATTGTGGGCGGTTACGTAGGAATCAATATTCACGGCGATGTAAATTTCTACAGATACTTAACGCAGATTGTTCAGTCACTAGAATTTCTGGATGTAATTCCCGCCACAATCAAAACTTTCTTTTTTGGCTATTTTATCGGAATGATTGGCTGTTACAAAGGTTTTACAGCTTCTAACGGAACCGAAAGTGTAGGACGCGCTGCCAACTCTGCCGTAGTTACAGCCTCTTTAAGCATATTTATTATTGATATGGTCGCAGTACAAATAACCGATTTATTTTTTTAA